The DNA sequence GAAACTCCCGGCGGTACAATACTTATGGAGGCCCATGATGCACTTGAAGAGCTTGTACTTGATAGGGCTACTTTTGAAGTAAAAAAAGATATGGGCAATAAATTTGCACAGATAGTTTATGAAGGAAAGTGGTTTACTCCTCTTCGTGAAGCTATTCAAAGCTTTGTAGAGTCTACACAGCAATATGTAACCGGTGAAGTTAAGCTAAAGCTTTATAAGGGTAATATTATAAAAGCAGGTACAACATCTCCATACTCACTATATTCAGAATCTCTTGCATCATTCACTACCGGAGATTTATATGACCACCATGATGCAGACGGATTTATTACATTATTTGGTCTTCCACTAAAGGTGAGGGCTATGAAGATGGCAGAATTAAACAAAGATAAATAATAGTATTAAAATAGGGGCTAATCCCGTCTTCCGTCGAAGTACTATGAAATTTCCGACGTTTCAAATTTTTAGCAAACTATTTAATTTTATACAATTCTTTTAAACCCTTTATTTTAAAGGCTTTTCTTACATAAAAAATAATTTGAAAAAATTGAAAAAATTTTTACAGCATGTTATAATCATAGTACTTCATAGTACTTTACTTTTAGAGGTGTTTATGGCTTATTTTTTGAGAAAAGAAAAGAAGAAAAAAGGTACTTATCTTCAGATGTATGAATCATTTTGGGATAAGGATAAAAAGCAACCAAGAACAAGAAATGTAAAATCTTTTGGTTACGTTGAAGATCTGACTTCAGATGAGATTCCGGATCCGATTAAATTTTATAGCGATTATGTAAAAGAGCAAAATGAGAATAGAACAAAAGTTCTTTCTGAAGAATCCCGTCCTCGTGCATTTTCCACTCCTGTTGAACTTAATATAGGACACTTCTTGCTCTACTCATTGATTGATGAGCTTGATGTTAAGGAAACTATTGATATACTTGCTTCTCAAATGCGTTTTCAGTTCTCTGTATTTGACTTAATTACACAACTTATTTATGCAAGGGTTATATCACCATGCTCTAAGTCAAAGACAGCCTCTCATGTCTTTCCATACATTTACGGCAGCTCTACAATCTCTGAAGACCAAGTATATGACGGGTGTTCTTTCATAGGAGAGTCTTATAAGAAGTACATTGATTTGTTTAATCACTCTTATGAAAAGTATTTTAAAAGAGATTTAAGCAATGTATTTTTCGATTGTACTAATTATTACTTTGAAATTGATCTTCCTAGCGATGACAAGCAAAAGGGACCTTCAAAAGAGAATAGGCACTCTCCGATAATAGGGCAGGCTTTACTTTTAGATGCTGATCTAGTACCTGTCTCCATGCAAATGTATCCCGGAAATGAATCGGAAAAGCCATATATTAGAAAAGTTATTGAAGAAATGAAGCAACGACACAGCGTATCAGGCAAGACAATTCAGGTGGCTGATAAAGGCCTTAATTGTGCAAGAAATATTTATGCTGCAGTTAAAGAAGCTAGTGACGGCTATATATTTTCAAAATCAATACATGGTAAGA is a window from the Lachnoanaerobaculum umeaense genome containing:
- a CDS encoding IS1634 family transposase, with the protein product MAYFLRKEKKKKGTYLQMYESFWDKDKKQPRTRNVKSFGYVEDLTSDEIPDPIKFYSDYVKEQNENRTKVLSEESRPRAFSTPVELNIGHFLLYSLIDELDVKETIDILASQMRFQFSVFDLITQLIYARVISPCSKSKTASHVFPYIYGSSTISEDQVYDGCSFIGESYKKYIDLFNHSYEKYFKRDLSNVFFDCTNYYFEIDLPSDDKQKGPSKENRHSPIIGQALLLDADLVPVSMQMYPGNESEKPYIRKVIEEMKQRHSVSGKTIQVADKGLNCARNIYAAVKEASDGYIFSKSIHGKNLSEKEKKWVLLENDTNVFSNYTDERGNISFRLKSCIDSFDYSFKEIDPETGKESVTRFSVKEKRIVSYNPNLAKKQRLEIMKMVDKASKFSTYKNIAKDELGDCAKYVDIITKDSTGKTIKPIIDLNKSKIDEDLKYAGYNLLVTSEIDMEPLQVYKTYHSLWKIEESFRLTKSYLDARPVYLQKKETIYGHFLICYLSLFLLRVLEIKCFKNKINSYDLINFMRDFRVVNKGDDTYINISRNQSVNEKVKKLVGFSNLDALYLTKAEVDNFFQNCMLLDT